The Pseudomonas sp. SCA2728.1_7 DNA segment GCGGGATGAGCGTGATCACGGGTGAAACCGGCGCCGGCAAGTCGATCATGCTCGACGCGCTGGGCCTCACCCTGGGCGATCGCGCCGACAGCGGCGTGGTTCGCCCCGGCGCTGACAAGGCCGACATCCTCGCGACTTTCGATCTGGCTGACATTCCTGAAGCCAGCGCATGGCTGGCCGAGCGCGATCTGGAGACCGATGGCCCGTGCATTCTGCGTCGGGTGATCACCTCGGAGGGTCGTTCACGCGGCTACATCAACGGCACCCCTTGCCCACTCGGCGACCTCAAGTCGCTGGGCGAATTGCTGATCGATATCCACAGCCAGCATGAACATCAGTCCCTGCTGAAAACCGATACTCATCGCCGCTTGCTGGACGAGTACGCCGGCGCTACCGATCTGGCCCGCCAGGTTCAACTCGCCGCCCAGCGCTGGCGCCAGACTCGCCAGGAACTCGAGCGCCTCTCCAACTCCGGTGATGAACAACGCGCGCGCCACCAATTGCTCAGCTATCAGCTCGAAGAGCTGGAAAACCTCGGTCTCGGTGATAACGAGCTGGAGCAACTGGAGCAGGAACACAAAAACCTGACCAACGCAGAAACCCTGCTGGGCATTTGTCGGCAAGTGGTCGAACAATGCAGCGAAAGCGATTCCGGCAATGTGTTGAACGCGCTGACCGCCAGCCTCAATCGCCTGTCGAGCGTGAACAACTCCGTCGGAGCCCTGGGCGAAGCCAGCAGTTTGCTGACCAGCGCGCAGATCCAGGTTGAGGAGGCCGTCGGCGAACTCAATCGCTTCCTCGATAACTTCGATGCCGATCCGGCGCGCCTGCAATATCTGGAAGAACGTCTCGACGCGATCTACACCTTGGCGCGCAAGCATCGGATTCAACCCACCGAAGTGGGTGAAATGCAGCAGAAACTGCTGGATGAGATCGAAACCCTCAACGCCAACGACGAATCCATCGAGCGCCTGGGTGATGAGCTGGCCTCGTATGCCCGCCACTATCAAGAGAAGGCGCGAGAACTGAGCGATTTGCGGCATCAGGCCGCCGGCAGTCTCGCCAGTGCGGTTGAGCAGGAGATTCAGCGACTGGGCATGCCGGGTGGTCGCTTCACTATCGAATTGAAGGCCAACAGCAGCGACGAACTGCTGCCCAACGGACTGGAACAGGTCGAATTACTGGTCAGCGCCAACCCGGGCCAGCCGCTAAAGGCGCTGGCAAAAGTCGCTTCCGGCGGCGAGCTGTCACGGATCAGCCTGGCTATTCAGGTGATCACCGCGCAGACATCCCGCGTTCCGACACTGGTATTCGACGAAGTGGACGTCGGCATCGGTGGCCCGACGGCTGAAATTGTCGGCCAACTGTTGCGCCGTCTCGGCGATCG contains these protein-coding regions:
- the recN gene encoding DNA repair protein RecN — encoded protein: MLVHLSVHNYAIVEHLDLELDRGMSVITGETGAGKSIMLDALGLTLGDRADSGVVRPGADKADILATFDLADIPEASAWLAERDLETDGPCILRRVITSEGRSRGYINGTPCPLGDLKSLGELLIDIHSQHEHQSLLKTDTHRRLLDEYAGATDLARQVQLAAQRWRQTRQELERLSNSGDEQRARHQLLSYQLEELENLGLGDNELEQLEQEHKNLTNAETLLGICRQVVEQCSESDSGNVLNALTASLNRLSSVNNSVGALGEASSLLTSAQIQVEEAVGELNRFLDNFDADPARLQYLEERLDAIYTLARKHRIQPTEVGEMQQKLLDEIETLNANDESIERLGDELASYARHYQEKARELSDLRHQAAGSLASAVEQEIQRLGMPGGRFTIELKANSSDELLPNGLEQVELLVSANPGQPLKALAKVASGGELSRISLAIQVITAQTSRVPTLVFDEVDVGIGGPTAEIVGQLLRRLGDRGQVLTVTHLPQVAAQGHQHLFVHKVRGEEATHTAVSKLSKNDRIEEVARMLGGIDLTKESLAHAKKMVVTAKV